In Pseudemcibacter aquimaris, the sequence TGCGACATCAGAAGAGGTGTTAACAGAGGCATGCGGACGTATTAAGCAAGCTGTGGAAGCACTTAAATAACAAATGCAATTTGATCTTGTAATATTTGATTGTGACGGTGTGTTGGTTGATAGTGAGCCGATCGCCAATGTACTGCTTCGTGATGCGCTTGCGGAACATGGGCTTGATATGACGGTTGAACGGGTCATTGATACCTATGTGGGGCGTTCAATGGCGGCAGTTGTTAGTATTTCAGAAGAAATGCTGGGATCAAAATTACCGGATGATTTTCTGGACGTATTGCAAGAAAAAACATTCGCCGCTTTTGAGCGTGAATTAAAAGCGGTGGATGGCATCGAAGATGTGCTTCTAGAACTTAAAAGGCGTGATGTTCAATTTTGTGTGGCGTCCAGCGGCAGTTTTGAAAAAATGGATAAAACACTTGGGATTACGGGGCTAAAGCAATATTTCGGTGATCGCATTTATAATTCATCACAAGTAAAACGCGGAAAGCCATATCCTGATTTATTCCTTTATGCAGCGAACCAAATGAGTGTTGAGCCCGCACGGTGCCTGCTTATTGAAGATAGCATACCTGGCGTTCAAGGTGGTGTTGCGGCCGGGATGGAGGTCATGGCCTATAGCACGCGAAATAAATGTGAAGACCTTAAAAAAGCAGGCGGCCTAGTGATCAATGATATGCGCGCCATTCTAAATCATATTTCATAAAAAAATGCCGGGTAACAAGTACCCGGCAAGTTCACAAAATATAGGGAGGTTTCATATCTTGGGGGAGAATATGAAACAAGCGGTGGACGATAAAGGGGGAGGAAACGCCCGCCGCGAACTGAATAATTAAAGAACCATTCAGGATGTCTATCAACATCTGATTACCGTTATAGCCAAATCCTTGATGCATGAGTAGTGCATAAAATGTCGTTGCAGCTATGCAAGAAATGCATGCATTGTTACAAAAATGTGAAACGCCAAAAAAAAATGCCGGGTAACAAGTACCCGGCAAGTTCACAAAATATAGGGAGGTTTCATATCTTGGGGGAGAATATGAAACAGGCGGTGGACGAAAAGGGGGAGGATACGTCCCACCGCAGAGCTGAAATAATTAAAGAATTACTCAGCGATGTTTCTCAACATCTGATTATGGTTATAGATGATTGTTTCAGGAATGAGTACTGGGTAAAATGTTGTTGCAGGCATGCAAAAAATGCATAGCTAGTGTCTTAATTTAACCATATTGTTCTAAAATGATTAGAAGATCGACTTCTTGAATTCTCTCACAATGAAATCTTTAAAAGCAGCAATACGTTTAGAATTCCTAAGTTCCTGAGTATAAACGAAATATGCAGGGAATTCGTGGCTTTCATATTCTTCGAGAACAGGTGTGATGTTCATTGATCCTTGCACCAGATAATCCGGTAAAGAACCAATGCCAATGCCTGATTTCACCGCTTGCAGCATGCCATAAATACTGTTTATTTCTAAAACAGGTTTACGTTTTTTATTTGTGCCATAATCAAGAATCCAGTCAATGTCTTCGATGGGGCTGGTTGATTTACTGCCATATGTAATCAAGTCATGATCATCCAGGTCTTCCGGTCTTTGGGGTCTGCCGTATTTATTAAGATAGCTGGG encodes:
- a CDS encoding HAD family hydrolase — translated: MQFDLVIFDCDGVLVDSEPIANVLLRDALAEHGLDMTVERVIDTYVGRSMAAVVSISEEMLGSKLPDDFLDVLQEKTFAAFERELKAVDGIEDVLLELKRRDVQFCVASSGSFEKMDKTLGITGLKQYFGDRIYNSSQVKRGKPYPDLFLYAANQMSVEPARCLLIEDSIPGVQGGVAAGMEVMAYSTRNKCEDLKKAGGLVINDMRAILNHIS